A genomic segment from Syntrophorhabdales bacterium encodes:
- the murC gene encoding UDP-N-acetylmuramate--L-alanine ligase, producing MFRKIEKIHFIGIGGIGMSGIAEVLLNLGFKVTGSDLRETETTERLVSLGAEIYYGHKEENVTQVDVVVVSSAVKSDNPEVKAAKSRFIPVIPRAEMLAELMRMKYSIAVAGAHGKTTTTSLVASILDAAGFDPTCVIGGRLNSLGTSAQLGGSEYLVAEADESDGTFLLLFPTIAVATNIDLEHLDFYKDIEEIKEAFVRFLNKVPFFGLVILCIDNPELQSVIPSLKRRYMTYGLSKQADLRAEVTKQEGFTTSFKVTYKGTGLGEVVLATPGIHNVVNALAAIGVAIELDIPFSTVQEALSRFAGIHRRLEVKWQKEWTLMDDYGHHPTEIRATLAAIRDIWKGRVIVAFQPHRYTRTKALLEQFVTSFNEADLLIVTEIYAASEEKIEGISGSALAERISKSGHKNVLFAPTKDDVAETILRMVAPGDLVITLGAGDLYKIGERLIAEWSGKESGARS from the coding sequence CGACTTGTCTCTCTCGGGGCCGAGATCTATTACGGCCACAAGGAAGAGAACGTGACCCAGGTGGATGTGGTCGTCGTCTCGTCGGCGGTCAAGTCTGACAACCCGGAAGTGAAAGCGGCAAAGAGCCGCTTCATCCCCGTCATACCGAGAGCGGAGATGCTTGCCGAACTGATGAGGATGAAGTACAGCATTGCCGTGGCTGGTGCTCACGGCAAGACGACAACAACCTCTCTTGTCGCCTCAATTCTCGATGCCGCGGGCTTTGATCCCACGTGCGTTATAGGAGGACGGCTCAACAGCCTCGGGACGAGCGCGCAGCTTGGCGGAAGCGAATACCTCGTTGCAGAAGCCGACGAGAGCGATGGGACCTTTCTTTTGCTCTTTCCCACAATCGCTGTTGCCACAAACATCGACTTGGAGCATCTCGATTTTTATAAAGACATCGAAGAGATCAAAGAGGCTTTCGTCAGGTTCCTCAACAAGGTGCCCTTTTTTGGCCTCGTTATTCTCTGCATCGACAACCCGGAACTACAGAGCGTGATCCCTTCTTTGAAGCGTAGATACATGACCTACGGACTTTCAAAGCAGGCAGATCTGAGGGCGGAAGTCACAAAACAGGAAGGTTTTACGACCAGCTTCAAAGTGACTTACAAGGGAACCGGGCTGGGCGAAGTGGTCCTTGCTACGCCCGGTATTCATAACGTGGTCAACGCGCTGGCAGCGATCGGGGTGGCCATCGAGCTTGACATCCCCTTCTCCACGGTGCAGGAAGCATTGAGCCGCTTTGCCGGGATCCACAGAAGGCTCGAAGTAAAGTGGCAGAAAGAATGGACCTTGATGGATGATTACGGTCATCACCCGACCGAGATCAGAGCGACTCTTGCTGCGATCCGCGATATCTGGAAGGGAAGAGTGATAGTCGCTTTTCAGCCGCACCGGTACACGAGGACCAAGGCTCTCCTCGAACAGTTCGTTACGTCCTTTAACGAAGCGGATCTGCTGATTGTTACGGAGATTTATGCCGCATCCGAAGAGAAGATCGAGGGCATCAGCGGAAGCGCCCTTGCGGAGCGCATCAGCAAGAGCGGCCACAAGAACGTACTCTTTGCGCCAACCAAAGATGACGTCGCGGAGACGATCCTCCGCATGGTGGCTCCGGGTGATCTGGTTATTACTCTCGGTGCCGGCGACCTTTACAAGATAGGTGAGAGGCTCATTGCGGAATGGAGTGGAAAGGAATCAGGGGCCAGGTCTTGA